A single genomic interval of Rosistilla ulvae harbors:
- a CDS encoding PVC-type heme-binding CxxCH protein → MTRLLPLVFILSFHAIAAGQETAPAAMPAQQAAAEMKLPDGFGATVFAAEPDVVQPIAMTIDTRGRLWVVECTSYPDWQDIGVDQGKDRVLIFEDTDGDGRHDRRTVFLDNGRNLSGIEVGFGGVYLCSSPDLIFIPDADGDDVPDGPAETLLSGFSLKMKHNVFNGLHWGPDGWLYGMHGILDVSQVTNSAKPDQPPVPMTCGVWRFHPTEKAFEPYSAGSTNPWGIDWNSVGQAFFTNCVIEHVFHAIPGARFKRMFGNDLNPYTFTLMDSCADHIHWAGGYWNVSIGGKHDDAGGGHAHCGAMIYQGDNWPEKYRDKLYTINIHGRRMNCDRLVASPDGYVASHNADFMQSVDPFFRGVEMKYGPDGTVYVLDWNDTGECHDFVDIHVETGRIFKIAYGTPRQWSGDLNALPDDQLLELQNHENAWFMQTARRVLQHRVATQPNNKQLASKIVQAYRDLPLENSRLKLRMLWLTAACGLADPSILQEAARGDINLQAWATRLASEDASIAAGTIQTANQSAGLLLQEQVAAAIRRDDVSIENITPELVANIANENLRKRLLQLMWYAIEPRFNDETLQQDPAAIQALSQQYAAFEPPILAHCISQKLAAIDAHDLVLTVAASAQCPPASRESLISGLLEALRGRSIDAPQAWSEARDSLLDGSIQSNRLGYELALIFGDASARKQLAAALTGEADDAQNAFDLLVQYSDADTASVVQQGLKLQSLRTQALRALGNVELPDTAAELIADFGNLPADQQTALIDAMVTRNSYAKRLLSAIENKQVPETVLTTFAVGQLSRLKDKAVQDQLRKIYGTVTATDATRNRQIDQMKRMLTEDAIAGADLHAGKQVFVQKCATCHKLLNEGGTIGPDLTGGQRKSVEYFLENVISPNTLVPMAYKMSTIETIDGRVLAGVIESQDDQRVVLQTPKEKITLAKDDIEEITATGVSLMPEGLLDDLTHQQIIDLSAYFQSDFTPVQ, encoded by the coding sequence TTGACTCGGCTCCTACCCCTCGTATTCATCCTCAGTTTCCATGCGATCGCTGCGGGGCAAGAGACAGCCCCCGCGGCGATGCCCGCCCAACAAGCCGCTGCCGAAATGAAGCTGCCCGACGGCTTCGGCGCTACGGTTTTCGCAGCCGAACCGGACGTCGTGCAACCGATCGCAATGACGATCGACACGCGTGGGCGACTGTGGGTCGTCGAGTGCACCTCTTATCCCGATTGGCAGGACATCGGCGTCGACCAGGGCAAAGATCGTGTCCTGATTTTTGAAGACACCGATGGCGACGGACGCCACGATCGGCGAACCGTCTTCTTGGACAACGGTCGCAATCTTTCGGGGATCGAAGTCGGATTTGGCGGCGTTTATCTGTGCAGTTCGCCCGACCTGATCTTCATTCCCGATGCCGACGGCGACGACGTTCCCGATGGCCCCGCGGAAACTCTGCTGTCGGGCTTCTCGCTGAAGATGAAGCACAATGTTTTTAACGGCTTGCACTGGGGACCCGATGGCTGGCTGTACGGTATGCACGGCATCCTCGATGTCAGCCAAGTCACCAACTCCGCCAAACCGGACCAACCACCGGTACCGATGACCTGCGGCGTCTGGCGATTCCATCCGACTGAAAAAGCCTTCGAACCCTACAGCGCGGGGAGCACCAACCCGTGGGGCATCGACTGGAATTCAGTCGGCCAAGCCTTCTTCACCAACTGTGTGATCGAACACGTCTTCCATGCGATTCCCGGCGCGCGTTTCAAACGCATGTTTGGCAACGACCTGAATCCCTACACCTTCACGCTGATGGATTCCTGCGCCGACCACATCCACTGGGCCGGCGGTTATTGGAACGTTTCGATCGGCGGCAAACATGACGACGCCGGCGGCGGACACGCCCACTGCGGCGCGATGATCTACCAAGGCGACAACTGGCCGGAGAAGTATCGCGACAAACTGTACACGATCAACATCCACGGGCGGCGAATGAATTGCGATCGGTTGGTCGCATCGCCCGACGGATACGTCGCCAGCCACAACGCCGACTTCATGCAATCGGTCGATCCCTTCTTCCGCGGCGTCGAGATGAAATACGGCCCCGACGGAACCGTTTATGTACTCGACTGGAACGACACCGGCGAGTGCCACGACTTCGTCGACATCCACGTTGAGACCGGGCGGATCTTCAAGATCGCTTACGGCACGCCGCGGCAATGGTCGGGCGACCTGAACGCTCTGCCGGACGATCAATTGCTGGAACTGCAGAACCATGAAAACGCCTGGTTCATGCAGACCGCCCGGCGCGTGCTGCAACATCGTGTTGCCACGCAGCCCAACAACAAACAACTGGCATCGAAAATCGTCCAAGCCTATCGCGATCTGCCCCTTGAAAATTCGCGGCTCAAGCTGCGGATGCTGTGGCTGACCGCCGCCTGTGGTCTCGCCGATCCATCGATCCTGCAAGAGGCGGCTCGCGGCGACATCAACCTGCAAGCCTGGGCGACGCGACTGGCGAGCGAAGATGCTTCGATCGCCGCCGGGACGATCCAAACCGCCAACCAATCCGCCGGCTTGCTGCTGCAAGAACAAGTTGCCGCCGCGATCCGCCGCGACGATGTCTCGATCGAAAACATCACGCCCGAACTGGTTGCGAACATCGCGAACGAAAACCTCCGCAAGCGGTTGCTGCAGTTGATGTGGTATGCGATCGAACCGCGATTCAACGACGAAACGCTGCAACAAGATCCCGCGGCGATCCAGGCTCTGAGCCAACAATACGCGGCCTTTGAACCACCGATCTTGGCCCACTGCATCTCGCAAAAACTGGCAGCGATCGACGCGCACGATCTCGTTCTGACCGTCGCCGCATCGGCCCAGTGCCCACCGGCTTCCAGAGAATCGCTGATCTCGGGACTGCTGGAAGCGCTGCGAGGACGTTCGATCGACGCCCCGCAAGCTTGGTCCGAAGCGCGTGACAGCTTGCTGGATGGATCGATTCAAAGCAATCGACTGGGCTATGAACTGGCGCTCATCTTTGGCGACGCTTCGGCCCGCAAACAACTGGCAGCCGCGCTGACTGGCGAAGCGGACGACGCTCAAAACGCCTTCGACCTGCTGGTCCAGTATTCCGACGCCGACACCGCCTCGGTCGTCCAGCAGGGACTGAAACTGCAGTCGCTGCGCACGCAAGCCCTTCGCGCCCTGGGCAACGTCGAACTTCCCGACACCGCCGCGGAGCTGATCGCCGACTTTGGCAACCTGCCCGCCGACCAACAGACCGCATTGATCGATGCGATGGTCACGCGGAACAGCTACGCCAAACGACTGTTGAGTGCGATCGAAAACAAGCAGGTTCCCGAAACCGTCCTGACGACGTTCGCCGTTGGACAATTGAGTCGCTTGAAAGACAAAGCCGTCCAAGATCAGCTCCGCAAGATCTACGGCACAGTCACCGCAACCGACGCGACACGCAACCGCCAGATCGACCAGATGAAGCGGATGCTGACCGAAGACGCGATCGCGGGGGCGGACCTGCATGCAGGCAAGCAGGTCTTTGTGCAGAAGTGTGCGACCTGCCATAAGCTGTTAAACGAAGGAGGCACGATCGGTCCGGATCTTACCGGCGGTCAACGCAAGAGCGTCGAATACTTCTTGGAAAACGTGATCTCGCCGAACACATTGGTCCCGATGGCTTACAAGATGAGCACGATCGAAACGATCGACGGACGCGTGCTGGCCGGCGTGATCGAATCGCAGGATGACCAACGCGTGGTTCTGCAGACGCCAAAAGAAAAGATCACGCTCGCCAAAGACGATATCGAAGAGATCACGGCGACCGGAGTTTCGCTGATGCCCGAAGGACTGCTGGACGACTTAACGCACCAACAGATCATCGATCTGTCGGCCTACTTCCAGTCCGACTTCACTCCAGTGCAGTGA
- a CDS encoding site-2 protease family protein, whose translation MRLAILFSVFGCVLLHELGHAMMARLFGVGTRDITLYPIGGVARLDRMPRSPLAEGAIALAGPAVNLVIAALLVPLLLLASGSIASTFLMSMIYINIALIVFNMLPVFPMDGGRVFRAFLGAFVPYVRATQIAASVGQVLAIGMGVVGLFTDGMLIFIAIFAYFAARAELAMVQREAMAGEPQTAYDSWSDPQPRPQAAKSSTGPARRSYVLLDRNGQKIASY comes from the coding sequence ATGCGCCTCGCAATCCTCTTCTCGGTCTTTGGATGTGTCCTGTTGCACGAACTGGGGCACGCCATGATGGCGCGTCTGTTTGGCGTCGGCACTCGCGACATCACGCTCTATCCGATCGGCGGTGTCGCTCGACTGGACCGCATGCCGCGTAGCCCGTTGGCCGAAGGTGCGATCGCGCTGGCCGGACCTGCCGTGAATCTTGTCATCGCCGCTCTCCTGGTGCCGCTGCTGTTGTTGGCCAGCGGATCGATCGCCAGCACGTTCCTGATGAGCATGATCTACATCAACATCGCCCTGATCGTCTTCAACATGTTGCCGGTCTTCCCGATGGATGGTGGCCGCGTCTTCCGAGCCTTCTTGGGCGCGTTTGTCCCCTACGTTCGCGCGACGCAAATCGCGGCGTCCGTCGGGCAAGTGCTTGCGATCGGGATGGGCGTGGTCGGATTGTTCACCGACGGGATGCTGATCTTCATTGCGATCTTCGCCTATTTTGCCGCCCGCGCCGAACTGGCAATGGTGCAACGCGAAGCGATGGCCGGCGAACCGCAGACCGCCTACGACAGCTGGTCCGATCCGCAACCGCGGCCACAGGCGGCGAAGTCCTCCACGGGACCAGCTCGCCGATCGTACGTGCTGTTGGATCGTAACGGGCAAAAGATTGCAAGTTACTGA